A single genomic interval of Corvus hawaiiensis isolate bCorHaw1 chromosome 5, bCorHaw1.pri.cur, whole genome shotgun sequence harbors:
- the NWD2 gene encoding NACHT and WD repeat domain-containing protein 2 isoform X3, giving the protein MILDAAIEAKLETRILEEWYCRDENAVPPAYYLRPKSEMLKNQNTMESSSNSMNENKWQDISEEIKKIFKTAVKLLYEKGKMKHSQAKRYLSSAIEDELDFALGKQTPAFLKKCVCYIRKIANIERFVKIPEMGKYMDVVHKAGKFLRDPEAHEKLIKLRDEFIPTIVASSNLRVYTSVTHCDMKLGYSQEVESHYIEGLGKQFYEDMIDIIQATVQQNFDTETDMLYDEVLQHSSLCKTYSTFYEYRCEALNIVHKYVLPRKIGHINPLIIYGGPCTGKTLLLAEAAKKAYSWLQEEMGPDSDPVVVIRFLGSTETSTDLKNILQSICEQLAVNYRCLVQSYPKKIHDLRDLFINLLNESSFHRPLVIIFDALEQLTDSDDGRKLWWLPIHLPRSVRIILSTLPNKHGILQKLRCLIHEESNYIELTARDRKMCSQVLKHQLLRVKRKVTSGQQIYVNEAFSKCTLPMFVNLTFREVRNWRSHKDVDDSSLCVTVHESIEQLFWSLENKCGPRLLSRALGYITMSKSGLSEMELEDILALDNSVMYELNERVRESNPLRIPYIYIARLKEGLQGYLIERQVKNVTLLLWANRHLHLIAQKLYLHNEEDLREMHTVMAEYFLGVWSGGRRKPFYSNDRYLSGCPDHGSRGLNEDEKHCMDQAAFDRQAPDQPWVFQCNPLEPDIFFINHRKMTELIHHLTRCGRTDDLLYGVIMNFSWLYTMIRIGQFDKALSDIELAYTYSQEKELKFLASTLRSIKFKVVKYPGSLSAELQQRLLPVVSSLPKLRHLLLECDKDGPKYCSIVPLHSSMDVTYSPERLPLSSSCMHVTEILPTFNPSTIIAALENGSISTWDVETRQLLRQITTSPSVILGMKLSSDEKYLVVATTNNTLLIYDNINSCLLSEVEIKGSKHCAIAGGSSFINGFTLSVNHALAWLEASKDVTVIDLLYGWPLYHFHCWYEVTCVQCSPDGVYAFCGQYLNTATVFHLGSGEKLTTVTSEFSSGFVKFLLILDTAQEMVMVDSEGSLSVWNTEEIAKPQLTDDFDCRREDSEVVSIELSEDQSAILICKALSIELLDTRVWKVAEKFRAKHNERFISAVLSKNGNCIIASIENTSAIFVWRRDTGQCMASLQEISGTIVRLIKSNHHNMLLSLSTSGVLSIWDIDIITAMSNIDKSGKPIQRLVLPARGELIYTLDGSDSVHKWNFSTGFIEAVFKHEGIVENCVLTSSGEIMVTSDDKCSQYVWHTVSGENIFRINGQKISELMITHNDQFVVSLCEQNASRVWRLATGHRVCNILVALQNAFITTANTFVVGMAKNKVLAVSLWTGSITKKFSCDDGASIVDIKLIPDCPDIIVFITSTETVNIWSLTEEVICRRVQLPTNFLKKLEDFEISPNGKLGIITRGDENINVLDLYSGKLRVVHAPGVIWRQRLSRDGRYLVYICCRGEEDDDNGAVSSLIVMRLADGKNIGACSLYKTPTFLALSQRHLNIIIGFDDGSIGTYTVVDRVDAALKIKIATSNSRQIFNNATQVIRPKCHNYSFKVTADCIWRESTEVFARDSPITVTEAEVSEATPTKKHNYCYEKVCSAIDCRGHSFASDN; this is encoded by the exons ATGATCCTGGATGCTGCTATAGAGGCCAAGCTAGAGACCAGGATTTTAGAAGAGTGGTATTGCAGGGATGAGAACGCAGTTCCGCCAGCATATTACCTCAGACCAAAATCTGAGATGCTGAAGAACCAGAATACG atggaaTCTTCTTCAAATTCTATGAATGAGAACAAATGGCAAGATATATCAGAAGAGATTAAGAAGATTTTTAAGACTGCTGTGAAATTGCTgtatgagaaaggaaaaatgaaacacagcCAAGCAAAGAGATATCTTTCCTCTG CTATTGAAGATGAACTTGATTTTGCCTTGGGTAAGCAAACACCAGCTTTCCTAAAGAAGTGTGTTTGCTACATTCGGAAAATTGCCAACATTGAGCGTTTCGTTAAAATTCCAGAGATGGGAAAATACATGGACGTGGTACATAAAGCTGGGAAGTTTCTACGAGATCCTGAAGCCCATGAGAAACTGATCAAGCTCAGGGACGAATTCATTCCTACCATTGTTGCATCGTCCAATCTGAGAGTGTACACATCTGTCACTCACTGTGACATGAAACTGGGTTACTCCCAAGAAGTGGAGAGCCATTACATTGAAGGACTTGGTAAACAGTTCTATGAAGACATGATTGATATAATCCAAGCTACAGTGCAGCAGAATTTTGACACAGAGACAGACATGCTGTACGATGAAGTTCTTCAACACTCATCACTGTGTAAAACGTACTCCACTTTTTATGAGTATAGATGTGAGGCATTAAACATAGTTCACAAATATGTTTTACCTAGAAAAATAGGACACATTAATCCTCTTATCATATATGGAGGACCATGCACAGGAAAGACTCTTTTATTAGCTGAAGCAGCAAAGAAG GCCTATTCCTGGTTGCAAGAAGAGATGGGACCAGATTCTGACCCTGTGGTAGTTATAAGATTTTTGGGATCTACTGAAACAAGTACAGATCTGAAGAATATACTTCAAAGCATTTGTGAACAGCTAGCAGTCAACTATCGTTGCCTCGTACAAAGTTACCCGAAAAAGATTCATGACCTTCGAGACTTGTTCATAAATCTCTTGAATGAGTCTTCATTTCATAGGCCACTGGTGATAATATTTGATGCTTTAGAACAGCTAACAGATAGTGATGATGGTAGGAAGCTCTGGTGGCTTCCCATTCACCTTCCACGTTCAGTACGGATAATTTTGTCAACACTGCCAAACAAGCATGGGATCCTGCAAAAACTGAGGTGCCTTATTCATGAAGAAAGCAACTATATTGAATTGACTGCAAGGGACAGAAAGATGTGTAGTCAAGTACTGAAACATCAGCTGCTGCGAGTTAAAAGGAAAGTAACATCAGGGCAACAAATCTATGTCAATGAGGCATTCTCCAAGTGCACACTGCCTATGTTTGTGAACTTAACCTTCAGAGAGGTCAGGAACTGGAGATCTCATAAGGATGTGGATGATTCCTCCCTCTGTGTCACTGTCCATGAAAGCATAGAGCAGTTGTTTTGGTCACTGGAAAACAAGTGTGGACCAAGACTATTGTCAAGAGCACTTGGCTACATCACTATGTCCAAATCTGGCCTGAGTGAAATGGAACTGGAGGATATTTTAGCCCTTGATAACAGTGTTATGTATGAACTGAATGAGAGAGTCAGAGAGAGTAACCCATTGAGAATTCCATATATATACATTGCAAGACTTAAGGAGGGCTTACAGGGGTATTTAATAGAACGACAGGTGAAAAATGTAACGCTGCTTCTTTGGGCAAATAGGCACTTGCATTTAATTGCCCAGAAATTGTACCTGCACAATGAAGAAGACCTGCGTGAAATGCACACAGTCATGGCAGAGTACTTCCTTGGTGTTTGGTCAGGTGGACGAAGAAAACCTTTTTACAGCAATGACCGATATCTGAGTGGTTGTCCTGACCATGGCAGTAGAGGTCTGAATGAGGATGAAAAGCACTGCATGGATCAGGCTGCTTTTGACAGGCAGGCACCAGATCAGCCATGGGTCTTTCAGTGTAACCCATTGGAACCTGATATCTTTTTTATTAATCACAGAAAAATGACAGAGCTTATTCATCACTTAACAAGATGTGGAAGAACTGATGATCTTCTGTACGGAGTCATCATGAACTTCAGCTGGCTATACACCATGATTAGAATAGGGCAGTTTGATAAAGCACTTTCTGACATAGAACTGGCTTACACTTACTCTcaagaaaaggagctgaaatttCTGGCCAGCACCCTCCGCAGTATAAAGTTCAAAGTAGTAAAATACCCAGGTTCACTCTCTGCTGAATTGCAGCAAAGACTACTCCCAGTAGTAAGTTCATTGCCCAAACTCAGACATCTCCTCTTAGAATGTGACAAGGATGGACCCAAGTACTGCTCTATCGTCCCTTTGCATTCCTCCATGGATGTGACTTACAGCCCCGAGCGCCTGCCACTGTCATCCAGCTGCATGCATGTCACTGAGATTTTGCCTACATTTAATCCCAGCACAATTATTGCTGCTTTAGAAAATGGCTCCATTAGCACTTGGGATGTAGAAACCCGCCAGTTACTAAGGCAAATTACAACATCTCCGTCTGTTATCTTAGGGATGAAGCTTAGTAGTGATGAAAAGTATCTCGTAGTGGCTACAACAAACAACACTCTTTTGATATATGATAACATAAATTCCTGTCTTCTGTCTGAGGTGGAAATCAAGGGGTCAAAACATTGTGCAATTGCAGGGGGCTCCAGTTTCATAAATGGATTTACATTATCAGTCAACCATGCACTTGCTTGGCTGGAGGCCAGTAAAGATGTTACTGTAATAGATCTGCTTTACGGTTGGCCTCTCTATCACTTCCACTGCTGGTATGAAGTGACCTGTGTGCAGTGTTCTCCAGATGGAGTTTATGCATTCTGCGGGCAGTATTTGAACACCGCGACCGTTTTCCACTTGGGCAGCGGAGAGAAGCTGACCACCGTGACCTCTGAATTTTCAAGTGGATTTGTGAAATTCCTTCTCATTTTGGACACGGCCCAAGAGATGGTGATGGTGGACAGTGAGGGTAGCCTCTCTGTTTGGAATACAGAGGAAATAGCAAAACCCCAGCTTACAGATGACTTTGACTGCAGAAGAGAAGACAGTGAAGTTGTCAGCATAGAGCTTTCTGAAGACCAAAGTGCAATTTTAATTTGTAAGGCTCTCAGCATTGAACTTCTTGACACTCGTGTGTGGAAGGTGGCTGAAAAGTTTAGAGCTAAACACAATGAGCGCTTTATATCTGCCGTGTTGTCCAAAAATGGCAACTGTATAATCGCTTCCATAGAAAATACCTCAGCCATTTTTGTTTGGAGAAGAGATACCGGACAGTGTATGGCAAGCTTACAGGAAATCTCAGGAACTATAGTCAGGCTAATTAAATCAAATCATCATAACATGCTGCTATCCTTATCCACCAGTGGTGTCCTTTCTATCTGGGATATAGACATCATAACTGCTATGTCCAATATTGACAAATCTGGCAAACCTATCCAAAGACTGGTGTTGCCAGCCAGAGGTGAATTAATATACACATTGGATGGATCAGATTCTGTCCATAAGTGGAACTTCAGCACTGGATTTATTGAAGCTGTGTTCAAGCATGAAGGTATTGTTGAAAACTGTGTGCTGACCTCTTCTGGAGAGATAATGGTTACATCAGATGATAAATGCAGCCAGTATGTATGGCACACGGTTAGCGGTGAAAATATCTTTCGCATTAATGGACAAAAAATCTCGGAGCTAATGATTACTCATAATGATCAGTTTGTAGTCTCTCTCTGTGAGCAAAATGCATCCAGAGTTTGGCGACTGGCTACAGGACATAGGGTTTGCAATATTTTAGTTGCCTTACAGAATGCATTTATAACAACTGCAAACACATTTGTAGTCGGAATGGCAAAGAACAAAGTGTTGGCAGTGAGTCTCTGGACAGGCAGTATAACAAAGAAGTTTAGCTGTGATGATGGTGCAAGCATTGTGGATATTAAGTTGATACCAGACTGCCCAGATATTATAGTATTTATAACATCTACTGAAACCGTGAACATCTGGAGCCTAACAGAGGAAGTCATCTGCAGACGAGTACAATTGCCTAccaatttcttaaaaaaattggaAGACTTTGAAATATCTCCAAATGGGAAGCTAGGAATTATCACCCGTGGTGATGAGAACATCAATGTGCTTGATTTATACAGCGGGAAACTTCGTGTGGTTCACGCTCCAGGTGTCATCTGGCGGCAGAGGCTGTCTCGTGATGGCCGCTATCTGGTGTACATTTGTTGTCGTGGGGAAGAAGATGATGACAATGGTGCAGTCTCTAGTTTAATTGTAATGAGGCTAGCAGATGGCAAAAACATCGGTGCCTGTTCTCTTTATAAAACTCCCACTTTCCTTGCACTCTCACAGAGACATTTAAACATTATTATTGGATTTGATGATGGAAGTATAGGTACTTACACTGTAGTGGATCGAGTTGATGCTGCACTGAAAATCAAAATTGCTACTTCAAACAGCCGTCAGATTTTCAACAACGCAACACAAGTGATTAGGCCAAAGTGTCACAATTACAGTTTCAAGGTGACTGCAGACTGCATTTGGAGGGAATCAACGGAAGTATTTGCAAGGGATAGCCCCATTACAGTTACAGAGGCTGAGGTGAGTGAAGCAAcaccaaccaaaaaacacaaCTACTGCTATGAGAAAGTGTGCTCAGCCATAGATTGCAGAGGACACAGTTTTGCCTCTGACAACTGA